TTCCTGCGCGCCTTCCTGCTGTTCTTCTATCGTTACATCGTGAAGCTCGGCTTCCTCGACGGCAAGGAAGGGCTGATTTTCTACGTGCTGCAAACCCTGTGGTTCCGCTTCCTGATCGACGCGAAGCTCTATGAGCGGCGCAAAGCGATGAGCCGCAAATGAGCGAGCCTTGCCTGTTCTGCGGCGGCGCGACGCGCCCCTATCTCGACGACGTGGTCGATAATCGCTTCGGCGCGCCGGGCGTGTGGCATATCCGGGCGTGCGATGCCTGCGGCGGCCGGCAGACGAGCCCGCGCCCGGACGGCGCGACGCTCAAGCGGCTTTACGAAGCGCATTACAATTACGGCGGCAAAACCGACGGCAACTACGCGTCCGCGCGCGAGAAATTCTTGTTCTCGCCGTTCTACAAATTGTTGCTCGCGATCGACGGCGATATCTCGTTCCATGGGCGCATGGGAACGGGCCGTCTTCTCGATATCGGCTGCAACGAAGGGCGCGGCTTGGCGCTCTACACGCGCAACGGTTTCGCGGCCGAAGGGTTGGAGCTGAATTCCAACGCCGCTACCGTTGCGCGCGCGCGCGGCTTCACGGTGCACGAGAAGCTGGTCGAGGACTTCGCGCCGGCCGAGAAATACGACGTGGCTGTGCTGTCGAACGTGCTCGAGCACACGCTCGACCCGCGCGATGCGCTCAAACACGTGAAGCGCATCTTGAAGCCGGGCGGGCAGGTGTGGATCAGCCTGCCGAATGTCGATTCCGCGCTGGCCGAACGCTACGGCCGCGATTGGGTGAATTGGCACGTGCCCTTCCATATCGTGCACTTCTCCGAAAGCCGGTTGCGCCGCCTGCTGACCGAAACCGGATTTGAGGTCGTGGAGAGCAAAGCGATCACGCCCGCTTTGTGGGTCGCGCAAAGCTGGATCGCGCATCGCTGGCGCAAGAACTTGACCGATGTCGTGCGCTTGCAGCGCAAGGCGCCGCTGGTCGCGGGGGCGATGCTGATCGCGCGCTTCGTGCTGTTCCCGCTGCTGTGGCATTGGAACCGCACCGGGCGCGGCGATTGCCTAATCTTCCGCGCGAAGGCCGTTTGATGCGCGTCTATGTCTACGACTATCCCGGTCACGCCTTTCCCGTGCAGTTGTCGCGGGCTTTGGCGTCGCGCGGGCACGCGGTGCGCCATGTCTGCTTCAAAGCGTTCCAGGCGCCCAAGGGCCCGCTGGAACGGCGCGACGACGATCCGGCGAATTTCGAGCTTGGTTTCACCGAGTTGGACGAACCGTTCGAGAAGCATTCCTTCGTCAAGCGTTGGGCGCAGGAACGCCGCCTCGGTGCGCTGGTGCGCGAAGATATCCGGCGCTGGAAGCCCGATGCGGTGCTCGCGGGCAATGCGCCGCTCGATCCGCAAGCCGGCGCCTTCGCCGGTGCGCGCGATGTGGGGGCGGGCTTCGTCTATTGGCTGCAAGACCTCGTCGGCATCGCGATCCGCAAAATCCTCAGCCGCAAAATCCCGGTCGCGGGCAATGCGGTCGGCCTCTATTACGAGGCGATGGAGGCGCGCTTGCTGCGCCGGTCCGACGCGGTCGTGTCGATCACCGCGGATTTCGAGCCGCTGCTGAAATCCTGGCAGGTGCAGAACGTTCACACGATCGAGAATTGGGCCGCGCGCGAAGACATTAAAATCGCGCCGCGCGACAATGCGTTCGCGCGCGAACAGGGTTTGGTCGGTAAGACCGTGTTTCTCTACTCCGGCACGCTGGGCATGAAGCACGATCCGAGCCTGCTGCGCGATCTGGCCCTGCACTTGCCCGAGGCGATCATGCTGGTGATTTCCGAAGGGCCGGGGGCGGATTGGTTGAAGGCGCAGAACTTTGCCAATCTGCGCGTGCTGCCGTTCCAACCCTTCGCGCGTCTGGGCGAAACGCTGGCGAGTGCGGACGTGCTGGTCGCAGTGCTGGAACCCGATGCCGGCATCTTCTCCGTGCCGTCAAAGGTGCTGACCTATCTTTGCGCCGGACGGCCCATTCTGGCGGCGATTCCGCCCGAGAACCTGTCGGCGCGCATCCTGGTGCGCGAAGGGGCGGGGCTGGTCGCCAACCCGGCCGATCGGGCGGCATTCCTGGACGGTGCCAAGTCCTTGGCCGCGAACCCGGAAACGCGGGCGGCGATGGGCGCCAAAGCGCTGGACTACGCGCGGCGAACCTTCGATATTGCGACGATATCCGCCCGATTCGAGGCGATTTTGAAGGGTGTGGTTCGCGCCAAGCCATGACCGGTTTCGATCCCAAAAGCTTCTATCAATCGGAATTCGTCGAGCATCGCGCCGTCGCGGAAGCGACGCATCGCGCGCTGGAGGAATCCTTCGTCCGCCTGCTCGCGCAATCGGTCGCGACGATCCGCAACGGCGGCAAGATCCTGTTTTGCGGCAACGGGGGCTCGGCGTCGGATGCGCAACATTTGGCGACCGAACTGACCGTCCGCTACGTCAAGAACCGCCCGGCCATCGCCGCGATCGCGCTGACGACCGATACCTCGGCGCTGACCGCGATCGGCAACGATATCGGGTTCGAATATCTGTTTTCGCGCCAGGTCGAAGCGATCGGCAAGCAAGGCGATCTGCTGATCGGCATCTCGACCTCGGGCAATTCGCCCAATGTGATCGAAGCGTTCAAGATCGCGCGCAAGATGGGCATCACCTCGGTGCTGTTCGGCGGCAAGGGCGGCGGCCCGGCGCTGCAACATGCCGATATCGCCTTGATCGTGCCGTCGAACACCACGGGCCGCATTCAGGAAATGCACATCACGCTCGGCCAGATGCTGTGCGGCGGCTTGGAATTGGCGCTGGGCATCGCCGACGGCCCCGCCACGCATCAGTCGCATTCGTCGTGACCGCGAACGCCGATCTCGCCGCCCTGGTGCCCAAGCTGAAGGGTGCCCGCGTCGTTTGCGTGGGCGACGTGATGCTCGACCGTTTCATCTACGGCTCGGCCGATCGCATTTCGCCCGAAGCGCCAATCCCTGTGCTGCGCATCGAACGCGAAGTCGCGATGCTGGGCGGGGCGGGCAATGTCGTGCGCAATATCGCTGGGTTGGGCGGCTTGCCCGAATTCGTGTCGGTCGTCGGCCAGGATCCGGCCGGGCGCGAAATTATGTCGCTGGTCGGCGCGATCGAGGGCGTGGAACCCCATCTGCTGAACGAGCGCGGCCGCGTGACCACGATCAAAACGCGCTTCGTCGCCGGACACCAACAGATGTTGCGTGCCGATCAGGAAACCGCCGCCCCGATCAACGATTCGACGGCCGAGGACGCGGCGCGGCTGGTTTGCCAGGCGCTGAAGGAATGCCCCGTCGTCGCGATTTCCGATTATGCCAAGGGCGTGCTCGTGCCGCGCGCGGTGCAAACGATCATCGCGGCCGCGCGCAAGGCCAAGCGCGTGTCGATCGTCGATCCCAAGGGCCGCGACTATACGCGCTACAAGGGGGCGACGATCCTGACCCCCAACCGGCGCGAACTCGCCGACGCGACGGGCCTGCCCTGCGACGACGACGCCCAGGTCGAACGCGCGGCCAAGAAAATCATCAAGACCGCCGAATGCGATTACGTGCTGGTGACGCGCGGCGCCGAAGGCATGAGCCTGATCCCCGCGCGCGGCAAGGTGCATCATCTGCCGGCCTTGGCGCGCGAGGTCTACGACGTGTCGGGGGCGGGCGACACGGTCGTTGCGACACTCGCGACCGGAATCGCGGCGGGCCTGACACCGCTCGAAGCCGCGCGCCTCGCCTCGGTCGCGGCGTCGGTCGTGGTCGCGAAAGTCGGCACGGCGGTCGCGTATGGCGCCGATCTGGTGCGCGAGTTGCGCCACGACGATCTTGCCAGCGGCGAAAGCAAACTCGCGACGTTGGATCAAGCGCAGGACCAGGCCGAACGCTGGCGCCGCCAGGGCTTGAAGGTCGGCTTCACCAACGGGTGTTTCGATCTGCTGCACCCCGGCCATGTGTCGCTGATCGGCCAGGCGCGCGCCGCCTGCGACAAGCTGATCGTCGGCCTGAACGCGGATTCGTCGGTGAAGCGCTTGAAGGGTCCGACGCGGCCCGTGCAAACCGAAGCCGCGCGCGCCGCCGTGCTCGCGTCGCTCGGCAACGTGGATCTCGTCGCGATCTTCGCCGAAGACACGCCGATGGAGTTGATCAAGGCGATCCGCCCCGACGTGCTGGTGAAGGGGGCCGACTACACCAAGGACAAGGTGGTCGGTGCGACCGAGGTCGAAAGCTGGGGCGGGCGCGTCGTGCTCGCCCGGCTGATCGAAGGCCAGAGTACGACCAACACCCTTAAAAAAATCGCGCGCTAAACGCCCGGGTCGAGAACCCGGCGCAAGCGGTCGGCGGCAAGGCGCGCGAAGCGCAAGGTCAGCGCCTTGCGCCGTGCCGCCGGCATTTTCTCGGTCGCCTGCAACGGCCGGCGCAACGCGGCGTCATAGGCGTCGGCGACGTAAAGCCCCGGTTCGGGCGGCAGCAGATCGAACGGAAAATCCTCGGCGACCGCGAAGGCGAACAGGTCGCACCATTCGAGATATTCCGGCCATTTGCGGTCGGTGCGGAAATCCTGCGCCGAGGATTTGATCTCGATCAGCAGGAAGCGCCCGTCGTCGGACAGCGCCATCAGATCGGCGCGCCGTCCGCTTGCCAGCGGAAATTCCGCGAGGCTGGTCCAGCCTTCGCGGCCCAACGCGCGGGCAAGGCCGCGCGCGATACGCCGGGCGAGGAGTTCGTCGTCGGTGGGCGGAAGTTCGGACGCGCTCACATGAAGCCGGCTTGGCGCATCAGCAGGAAGATGTCGCGCTGGGCCTTCGCCTTCTCGGTCGGATCGGAGATGTCGGCGACGACCTCGCCCTCGAAATTCGGGCGCTTCAGCTTGTCGATGATGATGCCGCGTGCCAGATCCGACGCTTTGCCCGGCGGCAGCGACGTGGGCAGGCAAAGCTTCATCAGCATCATCGTGCGCAAACGCAAGGGTCGCGAGGGATCGTCGATCTTCTCGAGAATGCGCTCGGCCTTGATGTAGTGCAGCAGCAGATCGTCGAGCCGCGTGCAGACCCGGTCGGCGAATTCCAGCGGAATGGGTGCGGCGCGGAACTCGTTCCACACTTGGGTGATCGCGGCCATGCGTTCGTTCGGGGGAACGCGCGCCTTGGCGATATCGGCGATCGATTCGACTTTCACGAACATGTCGTCGATCAAGCCGAAGGATTCGTTCGGGTATTGCTTGCCCGTCGCGGTCTGCGTCAGCGCGATGCAGAACCGCGCCTTGCGCGACGGGTTCAGCATCACCATCGCGATCCAGCCGGCCGCCGCGCGGAAACCGGCGCTGCCGCCGCGATTCATGATCCGCGATTTGCGCTGGACGAGCGCTTCGATCATGTCGGTGCCGCCGACGATCTTGCCGTTGTCGGGCACCAGCCGGTCGAGCAATTGGCGGAAACAGGGCACTTCCTGTTCCGGGTCGCTGCGCATCAGCGGGTTCGTGCCCTGCAATTGCAGGCGCACACGCTCCATCAACACGCGGCCGGTATTGGGCAATTTGCCGTTGACGATCAGGCGGCCGATCTTGACGGCGCGATCCTCCTCGGCGGCGTCGGCTTCGGCGGCGGCGGCCGCTTTGGGGCCATCCACACTGGGGGCTGCCGCACCCGGCGGGGGCGCGTCCCATTTGCCTTCGGCGAGATCGAGCAGGCGCGACAAGGCGGCGAACAGATTGGGCTGATCGCCGAGCAATTCCTGCACGACTTCGGCGGCCCCCAGCACGTCGCAGACGAAATCGTCGAGCAACTGGGCGGCCTCGTCGTCCTGGCTGTCGTCGGCCCACATCAGCGCGCGGTCGAGCTTGCCGATGAAGCTGCGGATGTCGATCAGATCGCGGCTGACGGCGGCGCGGAACAGGAACTCGGCGTTGCCCTTATCCTCGCCCGCTTTGGGCGCGATCTTCTTCATCACCTCGTCGACGCCCAGCAGCTTGATCGAGGGCAGCGGCGAGGAATCGATATCGCGCACGCGATCCGACATTTCCTTGAGGAATTTATAGAGCGTGTCGCGCCGCTGGGTCGCGTTCATGCCGCCCGCTTGGGCCTGCAACGTCGCCAGCATGCCGATGGCGCTGGTCATCAGCGAATCGGAATCCTGCAGGCGCTTGAACTCGCGATAATTGTGCATCACCTCCATCGGGGTGATGTTCTGCTTGTCGAAGTACTGCCGGAACAGGCGGTTCAGCACCATGCGCGAGGCCATGCCGTAGCAATCTTCGACTTCCTCGCACATCGGCGCCGCATCGACCGGTACGATCTGGACCTTCTCCTCGCGCTTTTCCTTGGTCTTGGAAAAGACGACGGATTCGGAGGTGTTGCCCGACGAGCCTTTGCGTTCCCGGACGACTTTGACGCCGAAAACGTCTTTTTTCTCCAGCATCTTCCGCGCGAAAGCCTCGGCCTCCGATTGGGAGCCGATGCTGGTCTCGATCATCCAGCGATTGTCGCGCAGGCAGTGGATTTCGAAGTTTTCGGATTTGAACATCGTTACGCGGTCCCGGTACGCCGAAAGGGATATTACCGGCCCGGCTTCCGGCAGTAAAATGTTGGGGTTGAAAATTCGTCGAACGGGAAAATTTGCCGAGAATGCTCGAAATCACGCGTATCCCGGTCCTGAAGGACAACTATGTCTGGCTGCTGCGCAGCGGCCAAACGGTCGCCGTGGTCGATCCGGCGGTCGAAGGACCGGTTGTGGCCGAACTGGACCGCGCCGGGTGGCGGCTCACCCATATCCTGAACACGCATCACCACAACGATCATGTCGGCGCGAACCTGGCGTTGAAGGCGCGTTATGGCTGCCGGATCGTCGGGCCGCTGGCCGATCGCGACCGGATTCCGGGCATCGATCTGGCGCTGGCGGAGGGCGACACGATCACCTTGGGCGACGCGACCGCGCGGGTCTTCGACGTGCCGGGACATACCAGGGGCCATATCGCCTTCTGGTTCGCGGACGGCAAGGCGCTGTTCTGCGGCGATACGCTGTTCGCGTTGGGCTGCGGCCGGTTGTTCGAAGGCACGCCGGACCAGATGTGGGCCTCGCTGCTGAAATTCCGCGCACTGCCGGACGATACGCGCGTCTATTGCGCACATGAATACACCCAATCCAATGCGCGCTTCGCCGTGACCGCCGATCCCGCCAACGCGGCGCTGGCCG
The DNA window shown above is from Alphaproteobacteria bacterium and carries:
- a CDS encoding methyltransferase domain-containing protein encodes the protein MSEPCLFCGGATRPYLDDVVDNRFGAPGVWHIRACDACGGRQTSPRPDGATLKRLYEAHYNYGGKTDGNYASAREKFLFSPFYKLLLAIDGDISFHGRMGTGRLLDIGCNEGRGLALYTRNGFAAEGLELNSNAATVARARGFTVHEKLVEDFAPAEKYDVAVLSNVLEHTLDPRDALKHVKRILKPGGQVWISLPNVDSALAERYGRDWVNWHVPFHIVHFSESRLRRLLTETGFEVVESKAITPALWVAQSWIAHRWRKNLTDVVRLQRKAPLVAGAMLIARFVLFPLLWHWNRTGRGDCLIFRAKAV
- a CDS encoding glycosyltransferase family 4 protein yields the protein MPNLPREGRLMRVYVYDYPGHAFPVQLSRALASRGHAVRHVCFKAFQAPKGPLERRDDDPANFELGFTELDEPFEKHSFVKRWAQERRLGALVREDIRRWKPDAVLAGNAPLDPQAGAFAGARDVGAGFVYWLQDLVGIAIRKILSRKIPVAGNAVGLYYEAMEARLLRRSDAVVSITADFEPLLKSWQVQNVHTIENWAAREDIKIAPRDNAFAREQGLVGKTVFLYSGTLGMKHDPSLLRDLALHLPEAIMLVISEGPGADWLKAQNFANLRVLPFQPFARLGETLASADVLVAVLEPDAGIFSVPSKVLTYLCAGRPILAAIPPENLSARILVREGAGLVANPADRAAFLDGAKSLAANPETRAAMGAKALDYARRTFDIATISARFEAILKGVVRAKP
- a CDS encoding D-sedoheptulose 7-phosphate isomerase; this encodes MTGFDPKSFYQSEFVEHRAVAEATHRALEESFVRLLAQSVATIRNGGKILFCGNGGSASDAQHLATELTVRYVKNRPAIAAIALTTDTSALTAIGNDIGFEYLFSRQVEAIGKQGDLLIGISTSGNSPNVIEAFKIARKMGITSVLFGGKGGGPALQHADIALIVPSNTTGRIQEMHITLGQMLCGGLELALGIADGPATHQSHSS
- the rfaE1 gene encoding D-glycero-beta-D-manno-heptose-7-phosphate kinase, with protein sequence MTANADLAALVPKLKGARVVCVGDVMLDRFIYGSADRISPEAPIPVLRIEREVAMLGGAGNVVRNIAGLGGLPEFVSVVGQDPAGREIMSLVGAIEGVEPHLLNERGRVTTIKTRFVAGHQQMLRADQETAAPINDSTAEDAARLVCQALKECPVVAISDYAKGVLVPRAVQTIIAAARKAKRVSIVDPKGRDYTRYKGATILTPNRRELADATGLPCDDDAQVERAAKKIIKTAECDYVLVTRGAEGMSLIPARGKVHHLPALAREVYDVSGAGDTVVATLATGIAAGLTPLEAARLASVAASVVVAKVGTAVAYGADLVRELRHDDLASGESKLATLDQAQDQAERWRRQGLKVGFTNGCFDLLHPGHVSLIGQARAACDKLIVGLNADSSVKRLKGPTRPVQTEAARAAVLASLGNVDLVAIFAEDTPMELIKAIRPDVLVKGADYTKDKVVGATEVESWGGRVVLARLIEGQSTTNTLKKIAR
- a CDS encoding MmcB family DNA repair protein; this encodes MGRAPAGCGSPQCGWPQSGRRRRSRRRRGGSRRQDRPPDRQRQIAQYRPRVDGACAPAIAGHEPADAQRPGTGSALFPPIARPAGARQRQDRRRHRHDRSARPAQIADHESRRQRRFPRGGRLDRDGDAEPVAQGAVLHRADADRDGQAIPERILRLDRRHVRESRIDRRYRQGARSPERTHGRDHPSVERVPRRTHSAGIRRPGLHAARRSAAALHQGRAHSREDRRSLATLAFAHDDADEALPAHVAAAGQSVGSGTRHHHRQAEAPEFRGRGRRRHLRSDREGEGPARHLPADAPSRLHVSASELPPTDDELLARRIARGLARALGREGWTSLAEFPLASGRRADLMALSDDGRFLLIEIKSSAQDFRTDRKWPEYLEWCDLFAFAVAEDFPFDLLPPEPGLYVADAYDAALRRPLQATEKMPAARRKALTLRFARLAADRLRRVLDPGV
- the gloB gene encoding hydroxyacylglutathione hydrolase, giving the protein MLEITRIPVLKDNYVWLLRSGQTVAVVDPAVEGPVVAELDRAGWRLTHILNTHHHNDHVGANLALKARYGCRIVGPLADRDRIPGIDLALAEGDTITLGDATARVFDVPGHTRGHIAFWFADGKALFCGDTLFALGCGRLFEGTPDQMWASLLKFRALPDDTRVYCAHEYTQSNARFAVTADPANAALAARAGEIDAARAKGEATVPSLLGVEKATNPFLRADDPALAAAYGLQGRDATAVFAAIRSAKDRF